The stretch of DNA CGGTGATACCTCTGTCGCGGAGCATCTGCATCAGCTCCTGGTCGTGCCGCTTGGTGTAGCGGGTATACGAAGAGACGAAGAACCCGGTCCGGTTTTTCTCGATCCAGGACGCGAACTTGTCGAGCTCGCCGTAGACGGCGTCGAGCAGGAACACGCCGCGGACCCGGTTGGGGACGCCACCGACCTCAAGGCTCCAGGCGGTCGGCAGGAAGCCGCCGCTATAGCCGACGATCACGATCGGCAGGTTCGCGAACGCCTGCTCAGACTTCGGATCACCATAGAGGCGGGCGAGGTGGCTCGCTGACTCATCGATGAAGCGCTTGAAGCCGCCCGGCTGCCAGAACTTGCCGGCCGAGGAATCGGCGGCGTTCACCGCAAGCTGGGGCGCGAGCAGCACGGCGTTGACGCCGGAATCCGAGATCTGCTGCGGCACCAATTGCCGGTCGCGGACGTCGCGCTCCAGCGTCGCGCCGTTGCCGTGGAAGAACACCACGATCACGCCCGGCTTCCTGACGTCGAACGTCTCGGGGACATGCACCAGCACGCGGCTGTCGTTGTAGGTCTCGTCCTGCCAATAGACCCGGCCGCCATAGCTGCGGTGGCCCTTGCGGTCGCCCTTGGAGATGTTGAGGAACGGCTCTTCCGAGCGCGGGTTGGTGCCGAAATAGGGGAAGGCCGAGGACTTCATGCTGACCAGCGTGGTGGCCTCTTCGCGCTCCGTGCGAGGTAGCGTCAACGTCGGCGTCAGCGACGCGACCCTCACGGGCTCGGTACGCACGGCGCGCGGCTGCGGCGCCAGCGCGACCTGGCGCTGGACCTGCGGGAGGCTTTCATTGGCGGTCGGGAAGCGGTCAGCGAATTGCGGCTGGGGGAAACGATCGTCGAACGTAACGATCGAAGTCTGCGACTTGGCGGTCCGGGATTTCGCGCCTTCGGTGTTCGCCGCCAGCATCTCTGCGCTCGGCGCCTTGCCGCATTGAATGAGCATAAAGGACAGCGGCACGAACAGCGCAGCCAGCGCACCCCAGTGCCATCGAAGGGGCAGAGCACGGCGCGATACGACCGGGGACGTCGCCCGGCTGGCGCGATCGGCTATCTGGAATTTCGGATTAGCTCCGACCATCCACCCCACATCCCCAAGATACACCCAGGATCCACCGTCAACCGGCGTAAGCTCGTACGCGTTCAGACGTTAAGCGTCCGGAAAAACTCCCCATCCGGAAGCCTTGAGGAGACCATGCAATCGTGTCGCGATTGTGGGACCGTCACGATGTTTTCGCAATCCAGTAGTGGCACGGGGGTAGTAGTAGGTATTATCGAACCTATTTTACCTTTCAATTTAAACCCTTGTTAACATTGCTTGAATTGAAGCGCGTCAGCCTGCACGATGCAGCTACTGGCTGCGGGCGCTGAAGGTACGGTCCGACATGGCGGCATCAGAAACGGGAAGCCCGGCGTGGCCCGGCTCGCTCTCTGGCGGCGGCTCCACCGTTTCGGCCCTGGTGGCGGTGGCCATCGTTGTTGCCGACATGGTCGGCGTCGGCGTCTTCACCAGCCTCGGCTTTCAGGTCAAGGACATCCCCTCCGGCTTTTCTATCCTGTTGCTGTGGACCGTCGGCGGCATCGTCGCGTTGTGCGGGGTGTTTTCCTACGGTGAACTCGGCGCGATGTTTCCGCGCTCGAGCGGCGAGTACAACTTCCTCGGCCGGGCCTATCACCCGGCCTTCGGCTTTGTGGCGGGCTGGGTATCGGCAACCGTCGGCTTCGCCGCACCCGTCGCCCTGGCCGCCATGGCATTCGGCGAGTACGGCAAGTCGGTAGTATCAGATGCGCCGCCGCTGGCGCTTGCGATCGGCGTGGTCTGGCTGGTGTCGCTGGTGCAACTCACCGGTGTCCGGCACTCCTCGACCTTTCAACTGATCGCGACCATCCTGAAGGTACTGCTGATCGTGGCCTTCCTGGTCTCCGGCTTCGTGATCGGCTCCGGGCAGCCGGTGTCATTCGCGCCATCAGCTTCCGACTTCACCCATATCGTCAGCGCGCCGTTCGCGATCAGCCTTGTGTTCGTGATGTATTCGTTCTCGGGATGGAACGCGGCGACCTACATCATCGGCGAGGTGAGGCTGCCCGAACGCAACGTGCCGCGGGCGATGCTGATCGGAACGCTGATCGTGCTGGTGTTGTATGTGGCGCTCAACGCGGTGTTCCTGCACACCGCGCCGATCGACAAGCTCGCAGGCCAACTCGACGTCGCCCGCATTTCCGGCGGCTACATCTTCGGCGAGTTCGGCGGCCGCATCGTCGGCGCGATGATCTGCTTCGGGCTGATCTCCTCGATCAGTGCGATGATGTGGATCGGGCCGCGCGTCATGATGACGATGGGCGAGGACATTCCGGTGCTGCGGGCGTTCGCCCGCAGGTCGACCGGCGGCGCGCCGGCCCATGCCATCCTGTTTCAGCTCTCGGTCGCGAGCCTGATGCTGTTTACGCGCAGCTTCGAGGCAGTGCTGGATTTCATCCAGTTCGCGCTGCTGTTCTGCTCGTTCTTCACCGTGCTCGGCGTGGTCAAGCTGCGCATCACGCATCCCGACCTGCCGCGGCCCTACCGTGCATGGGGATACCCGGTTACCCCTGTGGTTTTCCTGCTCGTGACCGGGTTCATGATGTACTACCTTTTGACCGAGCGGCCGTTGCAGTCGCTGCTGGGTCTTTTGATCATGTTTTCAGGCCTCTTGATTTACGCCGTCTTCCGCAAGCGGGCAGATCAAGGCCCCGTGGCCGCATCTCCGGGTCGCGAATGAACATGCTGCATTCTCTGCGCATTGCGACGGTCGCTGCCGCCATGCTGGTCGCGGCCGCCAGCCACCTCCATGCCCAAACCGCGACGGTGGACGACACCGCGAAATTCCTGGCCGGCATGATGCCGTCGGCGGATTCACCGCTCGTGCCGCTCACCAAGGAGGCGGCCTGGCAGCGCCACGCCAAATTCTTCGACAGCGCGTTTGGGCAACTCGAGCAGCGCCAGTTGTCTCGAATCCGCGCCTGGGCGGATACCAATCTGGCGGCGCCGCGGCCGACCATGTTCTACATGTTCTCAGGCCCGGACTTTCTCTACGCGAACGCGTTCTATTCAAAGGCGTCGACCTACGTGCTGAGCGCGCTCGAGCCGGTCGGCTCGGTGCCCGACCTCTCGAGATTGCCGCGCGGCGGCATTGCGTCAGCGCTCTACAATGTAGAACGCTCGCTGGGATCGATCCTGAGCTTCAGCTTCTTCATCACCAAGCAGATGAAGACCGATCTGCAGGCGGGCCAGATCAGCGGCACCTTGCCGATCCTCTACGTGTTCCTGGCGCGCTCGGGCATGACCGTCAGAAGCGTCAGTCCGATCTCGCTGGACGACAAGGGCGCGGCGTATTTCGCAGGCGAGAATGCTGGACCGAATGCCGTGCGCGGCGTGCGCATCATGTTCG from Bradyrhizobium sp. AZCC 1693 encodes:
- a CDS encoding APC family permease, with amino-acid sequence MAASETGSPAWPGSLSGGGSTVSALVAVAIVVADMVGVGVFTSLGFQVKDIPSGFSILLLWTVGGIVALCGVFSYGELGAMFPRSSGEYNFLGRAYHPAFGFVAGWVSATVGFAAPVALAAMAFGEYGKSVVSDAPPLALAIGVVWLVSLVQLTGVRHSSTFQLIATILKVLLIVAFLVSGFVIGSGQPVSFAPSASDFTHIVSAPFAISLVFVMYSFSGWNAATYIIGEVRLPERNVPRAMLIGTLIVLVLYVALNAVFLHTAPIDKLAGQLDVARISGGYIFGEFGGRIVGAMICFGLISSISAMMWIGPRVMMTMGEDIPVLRAFARRSTGGAPAHAILFQLSVASLMLFTRSFEAVLDFIQFALLFCSFFTVLGVVKLRITHPDLPRPYRAWGYPVTPVVFLLVTGFMMYYLLTERPLQSLLGLLIMFSGLLIYAVFRKRADQGPVAASPGRE
- a CDS encoding alpha/beta hydrolase — protein: MVGANPKFQIADRASRATSPVVSRRALPLRWHWGALAALFVPLSFMLIQCGKAPSAEMLAANTEGAKSRTAKSQTSIVTFDDRFPQPQFADRFPTANESLPQVQRQVALAPQPRAVRTEPVRVASLTPTLTLPRTEREEATTLVSMKSSAFPYFGTNPRSEEPFLNISKGDRKGHRSYGGRVYWQDETYNDSRVLVHVPETFDVRKPGVIVVFFHGNGATLERDVRDRQLVPQQISDSGVNAVLLAPQLAVNAADSSAGKFWQPGGFKRFIDESASHLARLYGDPKSEQAFANLPIVIVGYSGGFLPTAWSLEVGGVPNRVRGVFLLDAVYGELDKFASWIEKNRTGFFVSSYTRYTKRHDQELMQMLRDRGITVTESMDGPLRPGSVVFVKTPDGVTHRDYVTQAWTEHPVKDVLVKMAVTPALTRVAGAPYANR